One window of Burkholderia thailandensis E264 genomic DNA carries:
- a CDS encoding polysaccharide biosynthesis tyrosine autokinase — protein MNPNPTGTSALADSEGDTDFVAVLDILIEGRWLIAAIALGCFVVGVAYAVLSKPVYQADILIQVEDSPDTSAAKSLLGDVSSLFDVKSSAAAETQILASRLVVSRAVDNLKLFIDAKPKRFPVIGNWLARRSEGLSNPGLAGFGGYAWGQERINVATFDVPRAMEGDTFELTMLDARRYRLAGGDLERNVEGAIGTLERFSAKGGAIVLRVDAVAAKPGATFVLVRHSRLRTIEDLQDNLDVQERVKQSDVVVASLRDTDPDLVSSALNEIGRQYIAQNIQRKSAEAAQSLEFLNGQLPALKRQLTDSEARLTKLRDEHGTVDLTEEAKLALAQSADAKTRLLELRQKRQEALSRFTPKHPSVIAIDQQIAALDGYRGAAEQQIKRLPDLQQQLVRLMLDVKVNTDLYTALLNNMQQLQLVRAGKVGNVRLVDTAAVPEVPVKPKKALVALASLLLGVLAGCGTAVGRSMLFHGISDPNEIERRLGLNVYATVPRSDQQRALTERAKRRERALSLLSVAHPDEPAVESLRSLRTALQFAMLDARNNVVVIAGPAPGVGKSFVSANLAAVLTMAGKRVLLIDGDIRKGHLNDYLGLARGKGFSELIAGSAQPDEVLHRDVIVGLDFISTGAMPKHPAELLLHPRLPELIGEFSKHYDVVLIDSPPVLAVADTGILAATAGTAFLVALAGSTKLGEIAESAKRLAQNGVRLSGVVFNGINPRLGQYGYGSKYGGYRYVAYEYGAKHDA, from the coding sequence ATGAATCCCAATCCAACCGGCACATCGGCGCTCGCCGACAGCGAAGGCGACACCGATTTCGTCGCCGTTCTCGACATCCTGATCGAAGGCCGCTGGCTGATCGCGGCGATCGCGCTCGGCTGCTTCGTCGTGGGCGTCGCGTATGCGGTGCTCAGCAAGCCCGTCTATCAGGCCGACATCCTGATCCAGGTCGAGGACAGCCCCGATACGTCAGCGGCGAAGAGTCTGCTCGGCGACGTGTCTTCGCTCTTCGACGTGAAGTCGTCCGCGGCGGCCGAAACGCAGATTCTCGCGTCGCGGCTCGTCGTGTCGCGCGCCGTCGACAATCTGAAGCTCTTCATCGACGCGAAGCCGAAGCGCTTTCCGGTGATCGGCAATTGGCTCGCGCGCCGCAGCGAAGGGCTGTCGAATCCGGGGCTCGCGGGCTTCGGCGGCTACGCGTGGGGCCAGGAGCGCATCAACGTCGCGACGTTCGACGTGCCGCGCGCGATGGAAGGCGACACGTTCGAGCTGACGATGCTCGATGCGCGCCGCTATCGGCTCGCCGGCGGCGATCTCGAACGCAATGTCGAGGGTGCGATCGGCACGCTCGAACGCTTTTCGGCGAAGGGCGGGGCGATCGTGTTGCGCGTCGACGCGGTTGCCGCGAAGCCGGGCGCGACGTTTGTGCTCGTACGCCATTCGCGTTTGCGAACGATCGAGGATCTGCAGGACAACCTCGATGTGCAGGAGCGCGTCAAGCAGTCCGACGTCGTCGTCGCGAGCCTGCGCGACACTGACCCCGACCTCGTCAGCAGCGCGCTCAATGAAATCGGGCGGCAGTACATCGCGCAGAACATTCAGCGCAAATCGGCGGAAGCCGCGCAATCGCTCGAGTTCCTGAACGGACAGCTGCCGGCGCTCAAGCGGCAGTTGACCGATTCCGAGGCGCGGCTCACGAAGCTGCGCGACGAGCACGGCACCGTCGATCTGACCGAAGAGGCGAAGCTCGCGCTCGCGCAGTCGGCCGATGCGAAGACGCGTCTGCTCGAATTGCGGCAAAAACGGCAGGAGGCGCTGTCGCGCTTCACGCCGAAGCATCCGAGCGTCATCGCAATCGATCAGCAGATCGCCGCGCTCGACGGCTATCGCGGTGCGGCCGAGCAGCAGATCAAGCGGTTGCCGGATCTGCAGCAGCAGCTCGTGCGGCTGATGCTCGACGTGAAGGTCAATACCGATCTGTATACGGCGCTGCTGAACAACATGCAGCAGTTGCAGCTCGTGCGCGCGGGCAAGGTCGGCAACGTGCGGCTCGTCGATACGGCGGCGGTGCCGGAAGTGCCCGTCAAGCCGAAGAAGGCGCTCGTCGCGCTCGCGTCGCTGCTGCTCGGCGTGCTCGCCGGTTGCGGCACGGCGGTCGGCCGCTCGATGCTGTTCCATGGCATTTCCGATCCGAACGAGATCGAGCGCCGTCTCGGCCTGAACGTCTATGCGACCGTGCCGCGCAGCGATCAGCAGCGGGCGCTGACCGAGCGCGCGAAGCGCAGGGAGCGCGCCCTGTCGCTGCTGTCCGTCGCGCATCCGGACGAGCCGGCCGTCGAAAGCCTGCGCAGCCTGCGCACCGCGCTGCAGTTCGCGATGCTCGACGCGAGGAACAACGTCGTCGTGATCGCGGGGCCCGCGCCGGGTGTCGGCAAGTCGTTCGTGTCGGCGAATCTCGCCGCGGTGCTGACGATGGCGGGCAAGCGCGTGCTGCTGATCGACGGCGACATTCGCAAGGGACATCTGAACGACTATCTCGGCCTCGCTCGCGGCAAGGGCTTTTCGGAGCTGATCGCGGGATCGGCGCAGCCGGACGAGGTGCTGCACCGCGATGTGATCGTCGGACTCGATTTCATTTCGACGGGCGCGATGCCGAAGCATCCCGCCGAGCTGTTGCTCCATCCGCGCTTGCCCGAATTGATCGGCGAATTCTCGAAGCATTACGACGTTGTCCTGATCGATTCGCCGCCGGTGCTTGCGGTGGCCGACACGGGCATTCTCGCCGCGACGGCGGGCACCGCGTTCCTCGTCGCGCTCGCCGGCTCGACGAAGCTCGGCGAGATCGCGGAATCCGCGAAGCGGCTCGCGCAGAACGGCGTGCGTCTGAGCGGCGTCGTGTTCAACGGCATCAATCCGCGGCTCGGGCAGTACGGCTATGGCTCGAAGTACGGCGGCTATCGCTACGTCGCGTACGAATACGGCGCGAAGCACGATGCGTGA
- a CDS encoding capsular polysaccharide biosynthesis protein, whose translation MIVVVVDSMERYYFAARLVKAVRQEFDFLFATSEPVAHLMALGAGLRSVYLRRGASVSGARDAPAAIRSDASIEVLNGQMASGLARADAAAVFAVMSGVFRRYCVSQCLMWNGQQLVCRAVAHACAAHGVPTKFVEISNLPDKLFVDRLGVNALSSISRNPAVIDGLPMPTEDEHRRWLARYEQYKSRPLPQSRTSSARKAVSAVNYALKLATQGVARKRLNTVRATNGASAPAQAKALTVKELSALRYVFLPLQVSGDTQIKLHSDVDNLKAIQLAFEHAANVSADLIVKLHPAECDAAVIDEVVRMQQVYHFDLVTSPTTDLIKHAHSVVTINSTVGLEALLYGKPVMSLGRCFYKEFDRVRLLKYIHAFLIDGIDYFGKEDIAPRAARNVFSMKH comes from the coding sequence ATGATTGTCGTCGTCGTCGATTCGATGGAGCGTTACTACTTTGCCGCGCGGCTCGTGAAGGCGGTCAGACAGGAGTTCGACTTTCTGTTCGCAACGAGCGAGCCGGTCGCGCATCTGATGGCGCTGGGCGCGGGTTTGCGGTCGGTCTATCTGCGGCGCGGCGCGAGCGTGTCCGGCGCGCGCGATGCGCCGGCCGCGATTCGCTCCGATGCGTCGATCGAGGTGCTGAACGGACAGATGGCGTCCGGGCTCGCGCGCGCCGACGCAGCCGCGGTCTTCGCCGTGATGTCCGGCGTGTTCCGCCGTTATTGCGTCTCGCAGTGCCTGATGTGGAACGGCCAGCAGCTCGTTTGCCGTGCGGTCGCGCATGCGTGCGCGGCGCATGGGGTTCCGACGAAATTCGTCGAGATCTCGAACCTGCCGGACAAGCTGTTCGTCGACCGGCTCGGCGTCAACGCGCTGTCGTCGATCAGTCGCAATCCGGCCGTCATCGACGGCCTGCCGATGCCGACGGAAGACGAGCATCGCCGCTGGCTCGCACGCTACGAGCAGTACAAGTCGAGGCCGCTGCCGCAGTCGCGCACGTCTTCGGCGCGCAAGGCGGTGTCGGCCGTCAACTATGCGCTGAAGCTTGCCACGCAAGGCGTGGCGCGCAAACGTTTGAACACGGTGCGGGCGACGAACGGCGCGAGTGCGCCGGCCCAGGCGAAAGCGCTGACGGTGAAGGAGCTGTCGGCGCTGCGCTACGTGTTCCTGCCGCTGCAGGTGTCGGGGGACACGCAGATCAAGCTGCATTCGGACGTCGACAACCTGAAGGCGATCCAACTGGCGTTCGAGCATGCGGCGAACGTCAGCGCCGATCTGATCGTCAAGCTGCATCCGGCCGAGTGCGACGCGGCCGTGATCGACGAGGTGGTGCGGATGCAGCAGGTCTACCACTTCGATCTCGTCACGTCGCCGACCACCGATCTGATCAAGCACGCGCATTCGGTCGTCACGATCAATTCGACAGTCGGCCTCGAGGCGCTGCTGTACGGCAAGCCGGTCATGTCGCTCGGCCGCTGCTTCTACAAGGA
- a CDS encoding low molecular weight protein-tyrosine-phosphatase, which produces MIDSILVVCEGNLCRSPMAAALFAASLPGRTVTSAGFNALVGLPAAPLAQDVMRERGIDLSAHRAQQLGRAQCATADLILVMDHGQRRLVEERHPLARGKVFRIGEHENFDVHDPYRQPRFVFERSARLLELGVNGWLARLRLV; this is translated from the coding sequence ATGATCGACTCGATTCTCGTCGTCTGCGAAGGCAATCTCTGCCGCAGCCCGATGGCGGCCGCGCTCTTCGCGGCGTCGCTGCCTGGGCGTACGGTGACGTCGGCGGGCTTCAACGCGCTCGTCGGGCTGCCGGCCGCGCCGCTCGCGCAGGACGTGATGCGCGAGCGCGGCATCGATCTGTCCGCGCATCGCGCGCAGCAGCTCGGGCGCGCGCAGTGCGCGACGGCGGACCTGATTCTCGTGATGGACCACGGTCAGCGGCGGCTCGTCGAGGAACGGCATCCGCTCGCGCGCGGCAAGGTGTTTCGCATCGGCGAGCACGAGAACTTCGACGTCCACGATCCGTATCGCCAACCGCGCTTCGTATTCGAGCGGTCCGCGCGGCTCCTAGAGCTTGGCGTGAACGGCTGGCTGGCGCGGCTGCGGCTCGTGTGA
- a CDS encoding oligosaccharide flippase family protein, whose product MIRARDSIVSLCGVVAGQIALFGCISLIGRFEGPEALGRFNYLLALATFAGTLLACRYELACVSDSPADSFNAFVNVMALGAAVVTAGGAAVFIAGRADLYVVAAYGFAVFVQLAAGGYLNSLRRYGWIAASRIAVNGAFLVCVLASTFAPRFGVEFGPVDAFGAYAAVTVSVALLMLFAVVLHGKRRGYSFAVTRAFFVEHSRFAKYILPSTLCGSVLTYALAIVIPHWFDAQSAGYFAAAYRLGFFPVSLIAQSLGGVFRRDAMAAMARDDAHALVPKVFGTYARSLALLAAGYAAGGALLFAPLVELFFGARWSGAIAFFQCMIPLFAFQMIYVPLSQIFLAARAQRIDFLFQLGSGIVLAGALGTAKLTGLSALASVRLFSFSGAVLMIAGIALTFGVMNGSVSRRRAGA is encoded by the coding sequence ATGATTCGCGCCCGCGATTCGATCGTGTCGCTGTGCGGCGTCGTCGCCGGTCAGATTGCGCTCTTCGGCTGCATTTCGCTGATCGGGCGCTTCGAGGGACCGGAGGCGCTGGGCCGCTTCAACTACCTGCTCGCGTTGGCGACGTTCGCCGGCACGCTGCTCGCGTGCCGCTACGAGCTTGCATGCGTGAGCGACAGTCCGGCCGATTCGTTCAACGCGTTCGTCAACGTGATGGCGCTCGGCGCGGCCGTGGTCACGGCGGGCGGCGCGGCGGTCTTCATCGCGGGCCGCGCGGACCTGTACGTCGTCGCCGCATACGGGTTCGCGGTGTTCGTTCAACTCGCCGCGGGCGGTTATCTAAATAGTCTGCGGCGCTACGGCTGGATCGCCGCGAGCCGGATCGCCGTCAACGGGGCGTTTCTCGTCTGCGTTCTCGCCTCGACATTCGCGCCGAGGTTCGGCGTGGAGTTCGGGCCGGTCGATGCGTTCGGCGCATACGCGGCGGTCACGGTGTCGGTCGCGCTGCTGATGCTGTTCGCGGTCGTGCTGCACGGCAAGCGGCGCGGCTATTCGTTCGCGGTGACGCGTGCGTTCTTCGTCGAGCACAGCCGGTTCGCGAAATACATCCTGCCGTCGACGCTGTGCGGTTCGGTGCTGACCTATGCGCTCGCGATCGTGATTCCGCATTGGTTCGACGCACAGAGCGCCGGTTATTTCGCGGCGGCGTATCGGCTCGGCTTCTTTCCCGTGTCGTTGATCGCGCAGAGCCTGGGCGGCGTGTTCCGGCGCGACGCGATGGCCGCGATGGCGAGAGACGATGCGCATGCGCTGGTGCCGAAGGTGTTCGGCACGTACGCGCGTTCGCTTGCGCTGCTCGCGGCGGGCTATGCGGCGGGGGGCGCGTTGCTGTTCGCTCCGCTCGTCGAGCTGTTCTTCGGCGCGCGCTGGAGCGGCGCGATCGCGTTCTTCCAATGCATGATCCCGCTTTTCGCGTTCCAGATGATCTATGTGCCGTTGTCGCAGATCTTCCTCGCGGCGCGCGCGCAACGCATCGATTTCCTGTTTCAGCTCGGCTCCGGCATCGTGCTCGCCGGTGCGCTCGGCACGGCGAAGCTCACGGGGCTATCGGCGCTTGCGAGCGTGCGCCTGTTTTCGTTCTCGGGCGCCGTGCTGATGATCGCCGGCATCGCGCTGACATTCGGCGTGATGAACGGCAGCGTGTCGCGCCGGCGCGCCGGGGCATGA
- a CDS encoding polysaccharide biosynthesis/export family protein, whose product MGSLGEAGGVAPPERTYGARVRGLTRWVPLCAALATLSACGVAPGMRMKQPASVPVSGAPAAAGGESRGEQLPVPITDIDLNLIRTLRDAQRLPRRASDLASPASAYTIGRGDVLQITVWDHPELAAALGTQQQTAARAADAPAGFVVDQDGTLQFPYVGRIAVAGLKPEQVQARLARKLAQTFRDPQVTVRIASFRAKQVYIEGEVRTPGSQALNDIPMTLYDAVSRAGGFSASADQSRVTLVRGGAERRIDLSGAAQGSNPSRLVLEDGDLLRIPPRDESGVFVMGEVNKPVTALPMRNGRLTLSDALSQAGSLNATTADAAQLYVIRGSLDAKPHVYRLDASSPVAMVLANQFELEPKDIVYVDGNGLVRFSRVLSLLLPAVNAGLTAAVVTK is encoded by the coding sequence ATGGGTAGTCTGGGGGAAGCTGGCGGCGTCGCGCCGCCGGAACGCACGTACGGCGCGCGCGTGCGTGGGTTGACGAGATGGGTGCCGCTGTGCGCGGCGCTCGCGACATTGAGTGCGTGCGGCGTCGCGCCGGGCATGCGGATGAAGCAGCCGGCGAGCGTGCCGGTGTCGGGCGCGCCGGCCGCGGCAGGCGGCGAGTCGCGCGGCGAGCAGTTGCCGGTTCCGATCACGGACATCGATCTGAATCTGATCCGCACGCTGCGCGACGCGCAGCGGCTGCCGCGTCGCGCGTCCGATCTCGCGTCGCCGGCGTCCGCCTACACGATCGGGCGCGGCGACGTGCTGCAGATCACGGTCTGGGATCATCCCGAGCTTGCGGCGGCGCTCGGCACGCAGCAGCAGACGGCGGCGCGCGCGGCCGATGCGCCGGCGGGTTTCGTCGTCGATCAGGACGGCACGCTGCAGTTTCCGTACGTCGGGCGCATCGCTGTTGCCGGGCTCAAGCCCGAGCAGGTGCAGGCGCGACTCGCGCGCAAGCTTGCACAGACGTTTCGCGATCCGCAGGTGACGGTGCGCATCGCATCGTTTCGCGCGAAGCAGGTCTACATAGAAGGCGAAGTGCGTACGCCCGGCTCGCAGGCGCTCAACGACATTCCGATGACGCTGTACGATGCGGTGAGCCGCGCGGGCGGCTTTTCGGCGAGCGCGGACCAGAGCCGCGTGACGCTCGTGCGCGGCGGCGCCGAGCGGCGGATCGATCTGTCGGGCGCCGCGCAAGGGAGCAATCCTTCGCGGCTCGTTCTCGAGGACGGCGACCTGCTGCGCATCCCGCCGCGCGACGAAAGCGGCGTGTTCGTGATGGGCGAGGTCAACAAGCCCGTCACCGCGCTGCCGATGCGCAACGGCCGCTTGACGCTGAGCGATGCGCTGTCGCAGGCCGGCAGCCTGAACGCGACGACGGCAGACGCCGCGCAGCTATACGTGATCCGCGGCTCGCTCGACGCGAAGCCGCACGTCTATCGGCTCGACGCGAGCTCGCCCGTCGCGATGGTGCTCGCGAACCAGTTCGAGCTGGAGCCGAAGGACATCGTCTATGTCGACGGCAACGGGCTCGTGCGCTTCAGCCGCGTGCTCAGTCTGTTGCTGCCCGCCGTCAATGCCGGCCTGACCGCGGCGGTCGTGACCAAATGA